The Nitrospirota bacterium genome segment AGCCCTTTTCCCCTTCAAAAATCGACGCGGGCCCCGTCATGCCATGTTTCACGAGCAATGCCGAAAAAACACCGTTTCTTGCGGCGTTAGCAAAGGCGGCTCCCTTCCACATTGAAAGCTCTCCGACCCGTGTTTGCCTTAACGCGTTGTTGGCGACCCCTGCGATTCCAAGGACATGAACCATTTCCTCCCGGGTGAGGTCCATCAGCTTCGCGGCGGCCAGGCTGGAAGAAAAGACCCCATAAACCACATGGTCCCACCCGCGGGATCTCAGGCTGGCCGAGTCGCAGAGGCGGCATTGAATTTCATAGGCCGCCAGAAGAGCGGTCAGCAGTGTTTTTCCGTTGCGATGCTCCGCTTCGGCGATTGCCAGGACGGCCGAAAGATTATCGCTTGGATGGGCCGGTTCCAAAGAGAGATAGGTATCGTTGTAGTCGAGATAGCGGATCAACAACCCGTTTGAAAAGGCGGCGAAATCCGGCGTTGTTTTATGATCTTTCCCGAATAACGTCGCCCCGTAGGGGGAGAAAATATGAAGCCCCATTTCCCGAACGATCCGGACGGGTTCGCTATGATAAGCCCCCATGGCACATCCGAGAGAATCGATCACTCTTCTTTTCAGCTCGTGAACTGTTTTTTTTGGAATGGTTTCATAACGAAGCGATTTTGTAAAATTGCTCAAGGTATCCGCAAGCGTTGTCATTTTTCTCTGGCCGTTTCCAAAATTTCATGACAGAGGGTTGAAATCCCTTTTTGGCGAAGACTGTCGGTTTTGAATAAGAGAGGTTTTTTTCTCCGACTTTGATACAAGGTCTCTTTTAAAATGTCCATTTGTTGGTCCGCTCCAGGAAGATCAGATTTATTTAACACTAAAAAATCGGCAATTTCAAACAATCCTCCTTTTAAAGCTTGAATGTCATCACCCAGGCCCGGCATGAGAACAAGAATCACCCGATGGACAAGGGTTCGAATCATCACATCATTTTGGCCCGCTCCAATGGTCTCAATCAAGATGATATCGGATCCCATGGCATCGAGAAGACGCATCATATTAGAAAGGCCGGGCGCTATGCCGCCCGCCCGGCCTTTATTGGAAAGACTCCGGATAAAGACGCCTTTATCCTGATCATATTGCCGCATCCGGATGCGATCTCCCAGGAAAGCTCCTCCGGACAGTGGGCTGGCGGGGTCGATAGCCAGAATAGCGACTTTTTTCCCTTCCTTTCGGATCTTCCCTGTTAAAGCAGAAATCAGGGTGCTTTTTCCACATCCCATCGGACCGGTGATTCCTACCCGAAGGGCTTTTCCTTCAAACTCTTTTAACCGGTACAACAGAGGAACTGCGGCGGGATCGCCGTTTTCGATTGAGGTGAGCGCTCTGCCAACCGTTCGTTCATCCCCTTGACGAATTTTTTTAACCATTTCCTTTAATGTCATTTCAGAATTTCTTTGGCGATAATCATTCTCTGAATTTCAGAGGTCCCTTCGCCGATCTCGCACAAACGGGCATCCCTGAAATAACGTTCTAGCGGAAGATCTCTCATATACCCCGAACCGCCGTGAATCTGAATTCCCCGGGTGGTGGCCCGCATTGCCGCTTCAGACGCGTAAAGTTTTGCTTCAGAAGCCTGGAGATGATAGGGGAGGCCGGAATCTTTCAAAAAAGCGGCATGATAGACGAGGAGCCTTGCGGCTTCGAGTTCCGCCGCCATTTCAGCAAGCATAAAACTTATCGCTTGATGATCGCCAATCGGTTTATTGAACTGCTTGCGGGTTTTGGCATACCGGATGGAATCTTCCAGGGCGGCCCGTCCCAGGCCGACGGCCATCGCTCCAATTCCAATTCTTCCGCCGTCAAGAATCTGAAACACCTGCTTTAAGCCTTGATTTTCTTCGCCGAGGAGGTTTTCTTTTGGAATATGAACATTCTCTAAAATAAGCGAAGCGGTGTCGCTGGACCTGACTCCTAATTTTTTTTCAATTTTCCCGACGGAAAAACCGGGGGTTCCTTTTTCGACAATGAAGGCGGAGATTCCTTCTTTTTTTGAATCCGGCGTTCTCGCCATGATGACATAGACTCCGCCCGTTGAACCCTGGGTGATGAACATTTTGCTTCCATTGAGAACCCATTGGGCATCTTTAACCCGCGCCGTTGTCGACAGGGCGCCCGAGTCGCTTCCTGATTCCGGTTCGGTGAGCCCCCAGGCTCCAAGCGCCTTTCCGGCTGCCAAAAGGGGAAGGTATTTCTTTTTTTGGGACTCACTCCCGAACCGAAGGATATGGCTCGAACAAAGCGAATTATGAGAAGCGACAATGAGTGCCAGGGCCCCATCCACCCGGGCAATCTCTTCGATAATAATGGCGGCCTCGGCGGCGCCCAGTCCGGCACCGCCAAATTCTTCCGGGATAAAAATCCCTAAAATATTTAATTCGGCCAATTTTGGGATCAATTCCCATGGAAACTCGCCCGTTTCGTCCCGGTAAGACGCTTTTGGCAGGATTTCATTGAAACAAAAATCCTTCAGGGTTTGCTTTAATAACTGTTGATCGGGGCTTAATTCAAAATCCATTTTTACTTTTCACTCCATTTTTTTTAGGCTGTTCAAAAAGCTTCAGTTGCGAGGCCGCAGGAGAGAGGCAACCGGAGCGTACACGAACCGTACGTGAGGATTACCGAACGACGAGAACGAAGCAAATGAGGCTTTTTCAACAGCCTGACAATTGTTTTTTTAGGGTGGAGACAATTTCTTTCATGGACGCCCCGGGGGTAAAAATCGAAATAACCCCCATTTTGAGTAATTTATTCTTGTCCTCTTCCGGAATGATGCCTCCTCCAAACACTTTAATCTCGTCAGCGTGCTGTTTTTTTAAAAGCTGGAGGACTTTTTTAAAAAGAACCATATGAGCGGCGGAATGGATGGAAATTCCAATGGCGTGGGGATCTTCTTGTATGGCGGCGCGGACGATTTCCTCAGGAGAATTATGAATGCCCAGATAAATCACCTCAAATCCCGCGTCCCGGAGAGCCTGTGCGATAATCTTGATTCCCCGGTCATGGCCGTCCAGGCCGATTTTAGCAACCAGGACTTTAAGGGGCGTCCGACGTTTGAGGTTTGTTTTTTTACTCTCCATTTTTTCCATTCACTTTTCTAAAAATTATCAGTAAGATAATTCCAGTATAACATTCGATGACCTCTTTGTAAAAAAGAGATAAAAGTTTTGGAGTAGAAAAATGGGTAACAGAGCATTGGGTCGTCCTGTCTACTTCATTTCCGGCGGCGTCAGTCAATTTACCAAAGCAAGACAGGATTTGACTTTCGGCGCGATGGTTAAAGAATCCACGGATCAGATGGTGGAAGACCTGAATCTGCCCTGCGGGAAATTCATCGAGATTTTAAGAAAAAAAAATGGGGGGACCAAAGCCTCTTATTTTTCGGATCATTATACCCGTCAGCTTATGGCGGGAATTATGGCGCAGGATATCCAGGGTTTCTGCCCCCTTTCTTCAAATCGTGTTGAAGGCGGCGGGGCAACCGGCGGAATCTGTTTTCAGGAGGCCGTTAAAGATGTCGCATCGGGCTACCTCGACCTCTGCGTCGCCTTTGGGTTTGAGACGATGAGTCATGTCCGAACCTGGAAGGGGAATGAATTCATCGCCCTGGCGTCGGATACCGATTTCGATTATCCGGTCGGAGGGTTTTATTCCGGTTATTATGCCATGATGGTGACCCGGCACATGTACGAATTCGGAACGACCGTCGAACAAATGGCCATGGTTTCAGTGAAAAATCATCGGAACGCATTTTTTAACCCCTATGCGCAGAAACGGGAGAAATTGACCATTGATGATGTCAGAAAGTCGGAAATGGTGGCGTGGCCGCTGACCCGAAGAGATATCTGCGTGATGTCTGACGGAGCCGCAAGCTGTTTGGTCGTCTCGGAAGAGGGGATCGAAGAAATTTTGAAGGCCGGAGGAAATATAGGGGGGACTGTCAAGATCATCGGTATCGGGAGAGGAACTGATATGATGAGGATGGCCGACCGTCCCCACGGTGAAGTGGTGTTGCTCCCGTGGGAAAAGGAAGATCACTATCGAGATCTGAAATATCCCGGCGTGCATTCATTCCGGGCGGGACGGGTCGCGGCAAGGGAGGCTTATGGGATGGCCGGAATCACCGATCCCCTGGAAGAGATCGATTTTATTGAACTCCACGACGCCTATACCTCTTCGGAAATTCAGACCTACGAGGATCTGGGCCTCTGTAAATATGGCGACGGAGGCCGATTTGTCGAAAGCGGCGCGTCTTTTTTAAAAAACATTGACTACGGATTTCCCCTGACCCGGCCGGGGAAACTTCCGGTAAATCCCTCGGGAGGCCTTATTGCCTGCGGACATCCGGTTGGCGCAACGGGGCTGATGCAGGCGGTTTTTTCTCTCTGGCAGATTCAAGGGACGATAAAAAAACATTTTGGCACGGATGATCTTCAGATTCCGGAGGCAAAGACCGGATTATGGCATTCCCATGCGGGAACGGGAACCTATGTGACCGTCACGATAGGGGAAAAAGTCTGATGATGAGGGAGGAATAAAATGGGGGACATTTTAGCGGAAGATAAAAAAAAGCTTGATTCTTTATTAAAAGGAGGTTCCTCCGGAATAGAACCCCTGGTCTTTGAGCAAAGCTACGATATCGAGTATGTGATGAGTCATGGACAGGATTCTCCATTTTTCGTCGGCCTTGCGTTTGGAAAGTTATTAGGAACCCGGTGCAAAGCCTGTCATTACAGTTATGCGACCCCTAAATCGTTTTGTGTAAACTGCGGCGGGCGGTGTTCATGGGTTGAGGTCCCCGGGTCCGGAAAGATCCACACGTTTACCCTTTGCCACTTTGGTTCGGAGGCGTTTTTGAAAGAGACCCCCTATCTGTTGATCCTCGTTGAATTTGAGGGATTCAACACGCTTTTTTTAAGCAGACTCAAAGGGGTCGATCCCGCCACGGCAGGTTTGAAGCTGATCGGAACGAAGGTGGAGGCAAAGTTTAACCCGGCCCTGAAAGATAAATTGGATTTTATGCGGAAAAGAAAAATTGATTATAAAAGGACAGAATCACTCTCTCCGGAAGAGAAGGAATTGATTAAAAAGATGGAAATCAAGGTCTCCGATCTCTGGTTCGAACCTGCCTGAAATGAAAAAGCCGCTTTGGGTCCCTTCTGAAAAGCTCATTAAACAGGCCAATATCAGCCGGTTCATCGAGCGAGTCAATCACAAGCACGGCCTTAAAATCACATCATATCCTGACTTGCACAAATGGTCAGTTGAAAACATCAAAGATTTTTGGGAGGCGATGTGGAAATTTGCCGGTATCAAGGCCTCCCGCAGATACGACGCGGTGGTCGATACCCCCGGCAAGTTCCCGGGCGCAAACTGGTTTGCCGGCGCAAAGCTGAACTTCGCCGAAAACCTTCTCAAATTCAGAGACGACCATGTAGCCTTTATCTTCCGGAATGAGGCCGGAATGTCGTCCAAAGTAACCTATGCGGAACTCTATGATTCCGTGGCCTGTCTGGCAACATCACTACGCGAAGCGGGGGTTTTACCTGGAGACCGTGTAGCCGCCTATATGCCGAACTTGATGGAGACGGCGATTGCCATGCTGGCGACTACAAGCATTGGCGCCCTTTGGTCCTCTTGCGGCACGGAGCTGGGTCCGGAGGCTGTTCTGGATCGTTTGGGCCAGATTGAACCGAAGGTTCTATTTGCCGTGGCGGGATATCGATACAAAGGGAAGAGCTTTAATACTTTGCAGAGCGTTAAGAAAATCGTGGAGGGGATCCCCGCGCTGGACAAGATCATCGTAATCCCTTACATGGAAGAAAAACCTGATATCAGCCCAATTCCCCGGTCGGTTCTTTATCATGACTTCGTATCACGGGAAATAAAACCTGAAATCCGGTTCGAACAGCTGCCCTTTGATCACCCGGTCTATATCATGTTCTCGTCAGGTACAACGGGCAAACCAAAATGCATGGTTCAGGGAGCGGGCGGCGTCCTCATCAATCACCTGAAGGAGCTTATCCTCCATACGGATCTAAAACGCCAGGACACAATTTTTTACATCACAACGCCCAGCTGGATGATGTGGAATTGGCTGCAAAGCGGTCTGGCCGTAGGGGCCACGCTGGTGTTATACGATGGAAATCCAAACCATCCCGACTGGGGCGCTTTATGGAAAATGGCTCAGGAAGAAAAGGTGGCCATTTTTGGCTGCAGCGCGAGTTATATCCAGTATCTCAAAGGGGTGGGCGCAAAACCTGGAGAAGTTTACGATTTATCCTCATTGCGGGAGATTTCTCAAACCGGTTCCCCCCTTTCGCCCGACGGATTCGAATATGTCTACCGTGAAATCAAAAAAGACCTGCACTTTAATTCCATCTCCGGAGGGACCGATATCAATGGTTGTTTTGCCGCCGGAACCCCGATTCAGCCTGTCTATGCGGGTCAATTGCAGGGTCCGGCCCTGGGAATGAAGGTGAAGGCTTACGATGAAAAAGGAGCCCCCGTGGTGGATCATCAGGGGGAGCTTGTTTGCGAAGCGCCTTCTCCTTCGATGCCCCTCTATTTCTGGAACGATCCGGATGGTAAAAGATATCGAGACGCTTATTTCAGCGTCTATCCCGGTGTTTGGCGGCACGGAGACTGGATCATTATCCACCGGGATACCGGCGGAATAACCTTCTCAGGCCGTTCTGATTTCATCTTAAACCCCTTCGGGGTGCGCATAGGCCTCGCCGAAGTCTACAATGTGGTAGAAGAATTTAAGGAGATTGCCGACAGTCTGGTCGTAGGGCAGGAGTGGAAAGGAGACCAGCGGATGATCCTTTTTGTCAAACTTGCCGCAGGAATCCATTTAACAGAGGATTTAAAAAGCAGGATTAAAAAGGCCCTTAGCCGGGAGGCGTCGCCCCGGCATGCCCCGGCCCTTATCATTGACGCGCCGGACATTCCCTATACTTTTAACATGAAAAAAGTTGAAAGCGCGGTGACAAACATGATACACGGCAGAGCGGTCACAAACAGAGAAGCCCTGGTGAATCCGGAGTCGCTGACTTTTTTTGAAAAAATCATTCCTGAACTTAAAAGGGAGTGAATTCTTCCCCCCCCGGGGAGCTACTCTTCGGCGGGGTCAAGGATAAACTTCCCGTTTTTTTCTTTTAAATAACCGGATCGGATTTTGGGGTCGTGCTGAAAAAAGAGGAGCCAGCGTTCTTCGTGGGCCTGCTGTAATATTTTTTTCTTGGTCTGTAAGGTGGTTAACGGAAATAAATCATACCCCATAATATAAGGGGGTGAGAGATGGGCTGTGGTGGGAATGAGGTCCCCCAGAAAGCAGGCTTTCTGCTTTTCTGAGGTGACGACAATGGATTGATGATGTTCGGTATGTCCCGGTGTTTCAACCACCGCCACGCCTTCGAGAATGTCCTGATCTCCATCCAGAAAGACCAACTGCCCCGTTTTTTCCAAAAGGGAGTAATTTTCCAACAGGTAACTTCCTTTTGTTCGTTCATTCAAAGTGAATGCAAACTCCCATTCCTTTCGTTGAATATAATACCTGGCATTGGGGAAGCCGGGAGCCAATTCGCCTGAGGAATTAATCCTGGTGTTTCCCCCTGCATGATCGAAATGGAGATGCGTGTTGATCACGATATCGATGCTGTCGGGGGTCAAGCCATGTTTTTTGAGTTCTGCTTCAAGAAAAGGGGAGCGATTGACCTGATAAATATCATTAAATTTTGGGTTTCCTTTGTTCCCGATTCCGGTGTCGACCAGGATATTTTTCCCGTCGGCCTGAATAAGGAGAACACCGAGGGCCAATAATATCCGGTTGAGGGAATCCGCCGGGCACTCTTTTTGCCAGATGACTTTCGGAACAACCCCAAACATCGCTCCTCCATCCAGGCGAAAGGTCCCGTCCGTTAAATAAAAAAGGTTAAACCTTCCAAGTTTCATGATATTCACCGCAGGTCCGTCTAAAAATGTCTGTTATTTCTCCCAGGGTCGCTTCCGTCTTGACGGCTTTTAAGACGAGCGGCATCAGGTCATGGTTTTTTACTGCGCCTTCTTCAAGTTGTCGGAGCGCTTTCCGGGTGTGACTCCAGTTTCTTTTCTTTTTAATCATTTTTAATTTTTTGACCTGCTCCCGCTCAATCCTTTGACCTATTTTTAAAAAAGAGATTGATTTTTCTTCCTTTTCCACAAAACAATTAACACCAACGATTTTTAAATTTTGGCGGTCTGCTTCTTGTTGATATCGCATGGCCGTCTGATGGATTTCTCTCTGCGGATACCCTTTTTCAATCGCGGAGACCATCCCGCCGATCCTGTCGAGTTTTTTAAAATAGGTTAAAACCTCTTTTTCCATTTGATTGGTCAACGCTTCCAGGTAATACGATCCACCGAGCGGATCAACGGTTGAAGGAATGCCGGTTTCCCACGCGATGATTTGCTGGGTCCTGAGAGCGATCTTTACTGCCTCCTCCGAAGGCAGCGCCAGCGTCTCATCCATCGAGTTGGTGTGAAGAGACTGGGTTCCTCCCAGAACCGCCGCAAGGGCCTGAAGGGCGACCCGAGTAATATTATTGTAAGGCTGTTGGGCAGTCAAAGAACATCCTGCGGTCTGGGTGTGAAATCTAAGAGCGAGGGACGCAGGGTCGTTAGGGTGGAATTTCCGTTTTATTGAGCGGGCCCAGATTCTTCTGGCGGCCCGGAATTTGGCAATCTCTTCAAAAAAATCATTATGGGCGTTGAAAAAGAAAGAAAGGCGGGGAGCGAATTGGTCTACCTTTAAACCGGTTTTAATTGCGGACTGCACATAGGTCAGGCCGTCATAAAGAGTGAAAGCCAGCTCCTGAACAGCCGAAGAGCCCGCTTCCCGGATATGATATCCGCTAACGCTGATCGGGTGAAAAAGAGGCGCTTTTTCCACGCAAAACCGGATAATGTCGTTGATTAATTTTAATGACGGTTCCGGGGGGACAATCCACTCTTTTTGAGCGATAAACTCTTTCAGGATGTCGTTTTGAAGCGTCCCCCTTAAGGCGGAAGCAGGAATACCCTGGCTTTCCGCAACGGTAATATACATGGCAAACAAGATAATGGCAGGGCCGTTAATGGTCATCGAAGTGCTGACTTGATCCAGCTTGATTCCCTCAAACAGGCGCGCCATGTCGTGAACCGTGTCAATCGCCACACCGCATTTTCCAACCTCTCCAAGAGACCGCGGATGGTCAGAATCATAGCCCATTAACGTTGGCATATCAAAAGCGACG includes the following:
- a CDS encoding MBL fold metallo-hydrolase, with the protein product MKLGRFNLFYLTDGTFRLDGGAMFGVVPKVIWQKECPADSLNRILLALGVLLIQADGKNILVDTGIGNKGNPKFNDIYQVNRSPFLEAELKKHGLTPDSIDIVINTHLHFDHAGGNTRINSSGELAPGFPNARYYIQRKEWEFAFTLNERTKGSYLLENYSLLEKTGQLVFLDGDQDILEGVAVVETPGHTEHHQSIVVTSEKQKACFLGDLIPTTAHLSPPYIMGYDLFPLTTLQTKKKILQQAHEERWLLFFQHDPKIRSGYLKEKNGKFILDPAEE
- a CDS encoding acetoacetate--CoA ligase gives rise to the protein MKKPLWVPSEKLIKQANISRFIERVNHKHGLKITSYPDLHKWSVENIKDFWEAMWKFAGIKASRRYDAVVDTPGKFPGANWFAGAKLNFAENLLKFRDDHVAFIFRNEAGMSSKVTYAELYDSVACLATSLREAGVLPGDRVAAYMPNLMETAIAMLATTSIGALWSSCGTELGPEAVLDRLGQIEPKVLFAVAGYRYKGKSFNTLQSVKKIVEGIPALDKIIVIPYMEEKPDISPIPRSVLYHDFVSREIKPEIRFEQLPFDHPVYIMFSSGTTGKPKCMVQGAGGVLINHLKELILHTDLKRQDTIFYITTPSWMMWNWLQSGLAVGATLVLYDGNPNHPDWGALWKMAQEEKVAIFGCSASYIQYLKGVGAKPGEVYDLSSLREISQTGSPLSPDGFEYVYREIKKDLHFNSISGGTDINGCFAAGTPIQPVYAGQLQGPALGMKVKAYDEKGAPVVDHQGELVCEAPSPSMPLYFWNDPDGKRYRDAYFSVYPGVWRHGDWIIIHRDTGGITFSGRSDFILNPFGVRIGLAEVYNVVEEFKEIADSLVVGQEWKGDQRMILFVKLAAGIHLTEDLKSRIKKALSREASPRHAPALIIDAPDIPYTFNMKKVESAVTNMIHGRAVTNREALVNPESLTFFEKIIPELKRE
- a CDS encoding methylmalonyl-CoA mutase, with the protein product MKKPPLFTNLSGTKIKNIYTSEDLKGWSPGRNLGTPGNFPFTRGIHPEMYRQRLWTMRQFSGFGSAADTNRRFKYLLEEGTTGLSVAFDMPTLMGYDSDHPRSLGEVGKCGVAIDTVHDMARLFEGIKLDQVSTSMTINGPAIILFAMYITVAESQGIPASALRGTLQNDILKEFIAQKEWIVPPEPSLKLINDIIRFCVEKAPLFHPISVSGYHIREAGSSAVQELAFTLYDGLTYVQSAIKTGLKVDQFAPRLSFFFNAHNDFFEEIAKFRAARRIWARSIKRKFHPNDPASLALRFHTQTAGCSLTAQQPYNNITRVALQALAAVLGGTQSLHTNSMDETLALPSEEAVKIALRTQQIIAWETGIPSTVDPLGGSYYLEALTNQMEKEVLTYFKKLDRIGGMVSAIEKGYPQREIHQTAMRYQQEADRQNLKIVGVNCFVEKEEKSISFLKIGQRIEREQVKKLKMIKKKRNWSHTRKALRQLEEGAVKNHDLMPLVLKAVKTEATLGEITDIFRRTCGEYHETWKV
- a CDS encoding thiolase domain-containing protein (Catalyzes the synthesis of acetoacetyl coenzyme A from two molecules of acetyl coenzyme A. It can also act as a thiolase, catalyzing the reverse reaction and generating two-carbon units from the four-carbon product of fatty acid oxidation); the encoded protein is MGNRALGRPVYFISGGVSQFTKARQDLTFGAMVKESTDQMVEDLNLPCGKFIEILRKKNGGTKASYFSDHYTRQLMAGIMAQDIQGFCPLSSNRVEGGGATGGICFQEAVKDVASGYLDLCVAFGFETMSHVRTWKGNEFIALASDTDFDYPVGGFYSGYYAMMVTRHMYEFGTTVEQMAMVSVKNHRNAFFNPYAQKREKLTIDDVRKSEMVAWPLTRRDICVMSDGAASCLVVSEEGIEEILKAGGNIGGTVKIIGIGRGTDMMRMADRPHGEVVLLPWEKEDHYRDLKYPGVHSFRAGRVAAREAYGMAGITDPLEEIDFIELHDAYTSSEIQTYEDLGLCKYGDGGRFVESGASFLKNIDYGFPLTRPGKLPVNPSGGLIACGHPVGATGLMQAVFSLWQIQGTIKKHFGTDDLQIPEAKTGLWHSHAGTGTYVTVTIGEKV
- the meaB gene encoding methylmalonyl Co-A mutase-associated GTPase MeaB produces the protein MTLKEMVKKIRQGDERTVGRALTSIENGDPAAVPLLYRLKEFEGKALRVGITGPMGCGKSTLISALTGKIRKEGKKVAILAIDPASPLSGGAFLGDRIRMRQYDQDKGVFIRSLSNKGRAGGIAPGLSNMMRLLDAMGSDIILIETIGAGQNDVMIRTLVHRVILVLMPGLGDDIQALKGGLFEIADFLVLNKSDLPGADQQMDILKETLYQSRRKKPLLFKTDSLRQKGISTLCHEILETAREK
- a CDS encoding cobalamin B12-binding domain-containing protein produces the protein MESKKTNLKRRTPLKVLVAKIGLDGHDRGIKIIAQALRDAGFEVIYLGIHNSPEEIVRAAIQEDPHAIGISIHSAAHMVLFKKVLQLLKKQHADEIKVFGGGIIPEEDKNKLLKMGVISIFTPGASMKEIVSTLKKQLSGC
- a CDS encoding acyl-CoA dehydrogenase family protein, yielding MDFELSPDQQLLKQTLKDFCFNEILPKASYRDETGEFPWELIPKLAELNILGIFIPEEFGGAGLGAAEAAIIIEEIARVDGALALIVASHNSLCSSHILRFGSESQKKKYLPLLAAGKALGAWGLTEPESGSDSGALSTTARVKDAQWVLNGSKMFITQGSTGGVYVIMARTPDSKKEGISAFIVEKGTPGFSVGKIEKKLGVRSSDTASLILENVHIPKENLLGEENQGLKQVFQILDGGRIGIGAMAVGLGRAALEDSIRYAKTRKQFNKPIGDHQAISFMLAEMAAELEAARLLVYHAAFLKDSGLPYHLQASEAKLYASEAAMRATTRGIQIHGGSGYMRDLPLERYFRDARLCEIGEGTSEIQRMIIAKEILK
- a CDS encoding MmgE/PrpD family protein, which produces MTTLADTLSNFTKSLRYETIPKKTVHELKRRVIDSLGCAMGAYHSEPVRIVREMGLHIFSPYGATLFGKDHKTTPDFAAFSNGLLIRYLDYNDTYLSLEPAHPSDNLSAVLAIAEAEHRNGKTLLTALLAAYEIQCRLCDSASLRSRGWDHVVYGVFSSSLAAAKLMDLTREEMVHVLGIAGVANNALRQTRVGELSMWKGAAFANAARNGVFSALLVKHGMTGPASIFEGEKGFFNLISGPIELTPASFGGEIKPFRIMESYIKYYPAEYHSQSAIGAALEIRPQVFEEGGLEGIDSILIKTPQASFEIIGSEKQKWAPKSRETADHSLPYLVGIALIDGKVETGQFSDDRILDEKVLKFLKKIQVVRDKEMDQEYPEGVPNEVSIFMKSGKTFSKKILYPKGHPKNPLTDEEVERKFKTLGKDLLNQQKLNDILDTLWNLEKLEDSGTLLNLFKQSSNDGL
- a CDS encoding Zn-ribbon domain-containing OB-fold protein; this encodes MGDILAEDKKKLDSLLKGGSSGIEPLVFEQSYDIEYVMSHGQDSPFFVGLAFGKLLGTRCKACHYSYATPKSFCVNCGGRCSWVEVPGSGKIHTFTLCHFGSEAFLKETPYLLILVEFEGFNTLFLSRLKGVDPATAGLKLIGTKVEAKFNPALKDKLDFMRKRKIDYKRTESLSPEEKELIKKMEIKVSDLWFEPA